Proteins encoded in a region of the Leptotrichia sp. OH3620_COT-345 genome:
- a CDS encoding glycosyltransferase, with protein sequence MKPRVQILMSTYNGEKFLKEQLDSILNQKGNFELGILVRDDGSNDETIKILKEYSEKSVLKIEILKGNNIGVNASLKELFLKCDIEYYDYFALSDQDDVWLDTKIQTALNRLQKEKFEGLKMFASRSFVTDEKLNIIGKTQDSEKKELYYNATVQNICPGHTQVFNKEVVKELRENYSENIFVIDWWIYLLVSGTGKVIFERECTVKHRQHGINTAGYELNFLKKTKKRMKFLNKYKKSPVSLQLESFLYLYAEKMKEDYKKETEKFLKSQKNIFKRVQYISKAKVFRYGKIENLIFKILYILGKYK encoded by the coding sequence ATGAAACCGAGAGTACAGATACTAATGTCTACTTATAATGGAGAAAAATTTTTAAAAGAACAGTTGGATAGTATTTTAAATCAAAAAGGAAACTTTGAATTGGGAATATTAGTGAGAGATGACGGATCTAATGATGAAACAATAAAAATATTAAAAGAGTATTCAGAAAAATCTGTACTTAAAATAGAAATTTTAAAAGGGAATAATATAGGAGTAAATGCCAGTTTAAAAGAATTATTTTTAAAATGTGATATAGAATACTATGATTACTTTGCTCTGAGTGATCAGGATGATGTATGGTTAGATACAAAGATTCAGACAGCTTTAAACAGATTACAAAAAGAAAAATTTGAAGGTTTAAAAATGTTCGCTTCAAGATCATTTGTAACAGATGAAAAATTAAATATCATAGGAAAAACTCAAGATTCAGAAAAAAAAGAATTATATTACAATGCTACGGTTCAAAATATATGCCCCGGACATACACAAGTATTCAACAAAGAAGTTGTAAAGGAATTAAGAGAAAATTATAGTGAAAATATATTTGTTATAGATTGGTGGATATATTTACTTGTTTCAGGAACCGGGAAGGTCATATTTGAAAGAGAATGCACGGTGAAGCACAGACAACATGGAATAAATACAGCAGGATACGAATTAAATTTTCTGAAAAAAACAAAAAAAAGAATGAAATTTTTAAATAAATATAAAAAGAGCCCCGTTTCTTTACAGTTGGAGAGCTTTCTGTATCTGTATGCAGAAAAGATGAAAGAAGATTATAAAAAAGAAACAGAAAAATTTTTGAAAAGCCAAAAAAATATCTTTAAAAGAGTACAGTATATATCAAAAGCAAAAGTATTCAGATATGGAAAAATTGAAAATTTAATTTTTAAAATATTGTATATTCTAGGCAAGTATAAATAA
- a CDS encoding glycosyltransferase: MKVKEILQNNSEWIPNKNYDKYNPKVSVLLPTFRRAKDGFFERAVMSVLNQTFKNLELIIIDDASTDGTKDLIKYFMETDERVHCIRHRQNIGLPAISEYEGYMKSRGEYISFIFDDNEWDKEYIEKTIVFMIREKVKASFGVVKSYFGEKKKECVILGNPKVYPSEMNEIFITNFIGNAGVVLHKDVIEDIGLYDPHISLKRICDWDLWRRIFQKYDFEFTGVNASSEYGVTLKDSLGNTENLDLWVGLEQMSEDRNELLKPKSFLEYDIFSVNRNNTLFFLDTIEEEIQNYRGKHWFNDEKSKKEILEIKNMEKRNTKKRILVISPLLDATSNVSFIRYNEIFKDIVFYFESERTLKKDNLIFVDAIIFMRDLDFFQKIKKLCDSLKIPYYYYIDDNFIILTDDIKNKKIIMKSEGRRQIEKFASNTKKLSIYGFKKVFCSTEELKKYFLENNLHHDIEVLNPIIDFKNIFRHEMKKESISIAFMGGNFRNGILKEIILPAIIRLSKDIKVKFYYPENGKKDFLKIYNDEENLNFYSIERTFSLQKALRRFAKNEIDILIHCGEEINNGIYKTENSLLNAVQLGAVLVTSNIEPYKSKFKSKNEYVRVTNEINDWYIALKSLAQNSEIRENIYNKAYFYCKEKYSGEKEEKILKNALSEFKDLRNIDFIKRYRKFLVINEEIFKTKFEKPRSLTDRVLNFSGLIKNKRSYNIKCDIKIFKTLGLLFASYDEPKGNVIVRIIEKNNILREISLNMEDFIRDNWTYLNFDPIKNSLNKIFEIQIEFFYEKGSVLMGVFEDTEKRTFKYKLFNKLGYPIKGLDVLYVDCK, from the coding sequence ATGAAAGTAAAAGAAATATTACAAAATAATTCTGAATGGATACCAAATAAAAACTATGATAAATATAATCCTAAAGTTTCAGTTCTGTTACCTACTTTTAGAAGAGCAAAAGACGGTTTCTTTGAAAGAGCTGTGATGTCAGTTTTAAATCAAACCTTTAAAAATTTGGAATTGATTATAATAGATGATGCTTCAACAGATGGAACAAAAGATTTGATAAAATATTTTATGGAAACAGATGAAAGAGTACATTGTATAAGACATAGACAAAATATAGGATTACCTGCAATCAGTGAATACGAAGGCTATATGAAATCAAGAGGAGAATATATATCTTTTATATTTGATGATAATGAATGGGATAAAGAGTATATAGAAAAAACAATAGTATTTATGATTAGAGAAAAAGTAAAAGCTTCTTTTGGTGTTGTTAAATCATATTTTGGAGAAAAAAAGAAAGAATGTGTAATTTTAGGAAATCCGAAAGTATATCCTTCAGAAATGAATGAAATTTTTATAACAAATTTTATCGGAAATGCCGGAGTTGTTCTCCATAAAGATGTAATAGAAGATATAGGTCTTTATGATCCACATATTTCTCTAAAAAGAATTTGTGACTGGGATTTATGGAGAAGAATTTTTCAAAAATATGATTTTGAATTTACAGGAGTTAATGCAAGTTCAGAATATGGTGTAACATTAAAAGATTCTCTAGGAAATACTGAAAATTTGGATTTGTGGGTTGGATTGGAACAAATGTCTGAAGATAGAAATGAACTGTTAAAGCCTAAAAGTTTTTTAGAATATGATATTTTTTCAGTTAATCGAAATAACACTTTATTTTTTCTTGATACAATAGAAGAAGAAATACAAAATTATAGGGGAAAACATTGGTTTAATGATGAAAAGTCAAAAAAAGAAATTTTAGAAATAAAAAATATGGAAAAAAGAAATACAAAAAAAAGAATTTTAGTTATTTCTCCCTTATTAGATGCTACATCAAATGTTTCTTTTATAAGATATAATGAAATTTTTAAAGATATAGTTTTTTATTTTGAAAGCGAAAGAACTTTAAAAAAAGATAATTTAATTTTTGTAGATGCTATTATATTTATGAGAGATTTAGATTTTTTTCAAAAAATAAAAAAACTCTGTGATTCTCTCAAAATACCATATTATTATTATATTGATGATAATTTTATAATTTTGACAGATGACATAAAAAATAAAAAAATAATTATGAAGTCAGAAGGAAGAAGACAAATAGAAAAATTTGCTTCTAATACTAAAAAATTATCTATATACGGTTTTAAAAAAGTATTTTGTAGCACAGAAGAATTAAAAAAATATTTTTTGGAAAATAATTTGCATCATGATATAGAAGTATTGAATCCAATTATTGATTTTAAAAATATTTTTAGACATGAAATGAAAAAAGAAAGTATTTCTATTGCATTTATGGGAGGGAATTTTAGAAATGGAATATTAAAAGAAATAATATTACCTGCAATTATAAGATTATCAAAGGATATAAAAGTAAAATTTTATTATCCTGAGAATGGAAAGAAAGATTTTTTAAAGATATATAACGATGAAGAAAATTTAAATTTTTATAGTATAGAAAGAACATTTTCATTACAAAAAGCATTAAGAAGATTTGCTAAGAACGAAATAGATATTTTGATTCATTGCGGAGAAGAAATAAATAACGGAATTTATAAAACAGAAAATTCATTACTAAATGCAGTTCAATTAGGAGCAGTACTTGTTACAAGCAATATAGAACCGTATAAATCAAAATTTAAAAGTAAAAATGAATATGTAAGGGTTACAAATGAAATAAATGATTGGTATATTGCCTTAAAAAGTTTGGCACAAAATAGTGAAATAAGAGAAAATATTTATAACAAGGCTTATTTTTATTGTAAAGAAAAATATTCAGGAGAAAAAGAAGAGAAGATATTAAAAAATGCATTATCTGAGTTTAAAGACCTGAGAAATATAGATTTTATAAAAAGATATAGAAAATTTTTAGTTATAAATGAAGAAATATTTAAAACAAAATTTGAAAAACCTCGTTCATTAACAGATAGGGTATTAAACTTTTCTGGACTTATAAAAAATAAAAGAAGTTATAATATAAAATGTGATATAAAAATTTTTAAAACATTAGGATTATTATTTGCTTCATATGATGAGCCTAAAGGAAATGTAATAGTTAGAATTATAGAAAAAAATAATATATTACGAGAAATATCATTAAATATGGAAGATTTTATAAGAGATAACTGGACATATTTAAATTTTGATCCAATAAAAAATAGCTTAAATAAAATTTTTGAAATACAAATAGAGTTTTTTTATGAAAAAGGTTCAGTATTAATGGGAGTTTTTGAAGATACAGAAAAAAGAACATTTAAATATAAATTATTTAATAAGCTTGGTTATCCTATAAAAGGGCTTGATGTTCTTTATGTAGATTGTAAATAA
- a CDS encoding ABC transporter ATP-binding protein, with protein MSHIILKNVDLYFKTKREKRIKDILITGSKKFNKFSENGIVHAIKKMNLEIKEGERVSIIGHNGAGKSTFLKMVCGIYPPSKGVLDVSGKISSMFELATGFEMESSGWDNIYLRGLMLGETPKSIKEKMKEIAEFSELGDFLEMPVKYYSSGMFVRLAFSVSTAIKPDILLLDEVVAAGDAAFLKKAEKRMNEMIDVAKIMILVTHSMETAKELTTRCIWLEKGEIVMDGNPEEVVREYLKNMKG; from the coding sequence ATGAGTCATATAATTTTAAAAAATGTAGATTTGTATTTCAAAACAAAAAGAGAAAAAAGAATAAAAGATATTTTAATTACCGGAAGTAAAAAATTTAATAAATTTTCAGAAAATGGTATTGTTCACGCAATAAAAAAAATGAATTTGGAAATAAAAGAAGGAGAACGGGTTTCAATAATTGGACATAACGGTGCAGGAAAAAGTACATTTTTAAAAATGGTTTGTGGTATATATCCCCCTTCAAAAGGAGTATTGGATGTATCAGGAAAAATATCAAGTATGTTTGAACTTGCAACAGGATTTGAAATGGAATCAAGCGGTTGGGATAATATTTATTTAAGAGGTTTGATGTTGGGTGAAACACCAAAAAGTATAAAAGAAAAAATGAAAGAAATAGCCGAATTTTCTGAATTGGGTGATTTTTTGGAAATGCCTGTAAAATATTATTCTTCAGGAATGTTTGTAAGACTTGCTTTTTCTGTTTCTACAGCTATAAAACCTGATATATTGTTACTTGACGAAGTTGTTGCTGCGGGGGATGCCGCTTTTTTGAAAAAAGCCGAAAAAAGAATGAATGAAATGATAGACGTAGCTAAAATAATGATTTTGGTAACACATTCAATGGAGACCGCGAAAGAACTTACAACTAGATGTATATGGTTGGAAAAAGGAGAAATCGTAATGGATGGAAATCCGGAGGAAGTTGTAAGAGAGTACTTAAAAAATATGAAAGGATAG
- the rfbA gene encoding glucose-1-phosphate thymidylyltransferase RfbA, giving the protein MKGIILAGGSGTRLYPLTKSISKQIMPIYDKPMIYYPLSVLMLAGIREILIISTPRDLPIFEELLGDGNQLGIKLEYKIQEHPNGLAEAFLIGEEFIGKDNVSLILGDNIFYSSGFTGMVEEAAKLEKGAVIFGYPVRDPRAYGVVEFDENGKAISLEEKPENPKSNFAIPGLYFYDNTVIEKAKNVKPSARGEIEITTVNEMYLNEGTLKVKNLGRGTAWLDTGTHDALLEAANYVEAIQKRQGFYIACIEEIAYKKGWINKEQLEKLAQPMMKTEYGKYLQSL; this is encoded by the coding sequence ATGAAAGGAATTATTCTTGCAGGAGGAAGCGGTACAAGACTTTATCCTTTAACAAAATCAATATCAAAACAAATTATGCCTATATACGATAAACCTATGATTTATTATCCTTTATCAGTTTTAATGTTGGCAGGAATAAGAGAAATTCTTATAATATCAACGCCAAGAGATTTGCCGATTTTTGAAGAACTGTTGGGAGACGGAAATCAATTGGGAATAAAATTGGAATATAAAATACAGGAACATCCTAACGGTCTTGCGGAGGCTTTTTTAATAGGAGAGGAATTTATAGGTAAAGATAATGTTTCATTAATATTGGGAGATAATATTTTTTACAGCAGTGGATTTACAGGTATGGTAGAAGAAGCTGCAAAATTGGAAAAAGGGGCGGTTATATTCGGTTATCCTGTGAGAGATCCGAGAGCTTATGGAGTTGTGGAATTTGATGAAAACGGGAAAGCGATATCGCTGGAGGAAAAGCCTGAAAATCCAAAATCAAATTTTGCAATACCGGGACTTTATTTTTATGATAATACCGTTATAGAAAAAGCTAAAAATGTAAAACCTTCAGCACGTGGAGAAATAGAAATAACAACGGTCAATGAAATGTATCTGAATGAAGGAACACTGAAAGTAAAAAATCTCGGAAGAGGTACTGCATGGCTTGATACGGGAACTCATGATGCTCTTCTCGAAGCTGCCAATTATGTAGAAGCAATACAAAAAAGACAAGGTTTTTATATAGCATGTATAGAAGAAATAGCTTATAAAAAAGGTTGGATAAATAAAGAACAATTGGAAAAATTGGCACAACCTATGATGAAGACTGAGTATGGAAAGTATTTACAGTCTTTATAA
- a CDS encoding TIGR02206 family membrane protein, protein MRPESLYFSYFSPIHLYSFIFSIGLSVIFLIIPKLYKKINIEKYATFLGIFILFFKLLDSVYRIIYQYEPVYNVIPIHLCNFAAVAAGIYLISRNHFFFNLLYFLSFGAAFALILPGVTYYYNPVYVYIFMIMHALEFVGVIYGFVYLKEKITFKNFIGSCVVLLGLFLFSHFYNLKYNTNAMFLNDYIAPMASFIKPFILYKFILIISMLLIMFLMYLPFSKRFQKKNNYS, encoded by the coding sequence TTGAGACCTGAATCTTTATATTTTTCATACTTCAGTCCAATTCATCTGTATAGTTTCATATTTTCAATCGGATTAAGTGTTATTTTTCTAATTATTCCTAAATTATATAAAAAAATTAACATAGAAAAATATGCAACTTTTCTCGGCATATTTATTTTATTTTTTAAACTCCTTGATTCCGTATACAGAATAATATACCAATATGAGCCTGTCTATAATGTAATTCCCATACATCTCTGTAATTTTGCAGCTGTAGCGGCAGGTATATATTTAATATCCAGAAATCATTTTTTCTTTAATTTATTATATTTTTTAAGTTTCGGTGCAGCTTTTGCTTTAATTTTACCGGGAGTAACTTATTATTACAATCCTGTATACGTTTATATTTTTATGATTATGCATGCATTGGAATTTGTAGGTGTTATTTACGGTTTTGTATACTTGAAAGAAAAAATAACATTTAAAAATTTTATAGGCTCATGTGTTGTTTTATTGGGATTATTTTTATTTTCACATTTTTACAATTTAAAATACAATACAAATGCAATGTTTTTAAATGACTATATTGCTCCTATGGCAAGTTTTATAAAACCTTTTATTCTTTATAAGTTTATTTTAATTATAAGTATGCTGCTTATTATGTTTTTAATGTACTTACCTTTTTCAAAAAGATTTCAGAAAAAAAATAATTATAGTTGA
- a CDS encoding glycosyltransferase, translated as MTNVLIECPELISSVKIGVLNPLEYSKKCNVKFKRTSDINKNDILWSDILISVRGSERASLEIMKAALYAKRYTIMFLDDDLINIPLGLESTKYFNDKKLKKYILEILTKSHVLWAVNPKIIEKYASYTINKKGILTKVPMKIEIKKTNNESSLKVLYAGSTDHKKTIQKIIKPMIEMFSEEINEKKIAFTFIGANPGIKNTEHYEYFHDYDEYKRFVKNGNFNIGLAPIETTEFYKSKYYNKFLEYTSIGVLGIYTNSEPYNLIVKNKENGILCENKPEVWYKKIKYLLENPTEINRMIKNAQKKISDDFNNEVVSREILKLIPELSEYKAPEVTLNDIRLKNLKWIFYGERIKLIIRIYGIKSFLIIPYKIIKKIIGR; from the coding sequence ATGACAAATGTACTTATAGAATGTCCTGAGTTAATATCTTCAGTAAAAATTGGAGTTTTGAATCCTTTAGAATATAGTAAAAAATGTAATGTGAAATTTAAAAGAACTTCTGATATAAATAAAAATGATATTTTATGGTCGGATATTTTAATATCTGTAAGAGGGAGTGAAAGAGCTTCATTAGAAATAATGAAAGCGGCATTATATGCAAAAAGATATACAATTATGTTTTTAGATGATGATTTAATAAACATTCCTTTAGGTTTAGAATCTACTAAATATTTTAACGATAAAAAATTAAAAAAGTATATTTTGGAAATTTTGACAAAAAGCCATGTTTTATGGGCAGTAAATCCTAAAATAATAGAGAAATATGCAAGTTATACTATAAATAAAAAAGGAATTCTCACAAAAGTTCCGATGAAAATAGAAATAAAAAAAACAAATAATGAAAGCTCTTTAAAAGTTTTATATGCAGGCTCCACAGATCATAAAAAGACCATTCAAAAAATTATAAAACCAATGATTGAGATGTTTTCTGAAGAAATAAATGAAAAAAAAATAGCATTTACTTTTATAGGAGCCAATCCTGGAATAAAAAACACGGAGCATTATGAATACTTTCATGATTATGATGAGTATAAGCGGTTTGTCAAAAACGGAAATTTTAATATAGGGCTAGCTCCTATAGAAACAACAGAATTTTATAAATCTAAATATTATAATAAATTTTTAGAATATACGTCAATTGGTGTTTTAGGCATTTATACAAATTCGGAACCTTATAATTTAATAGTTAAAAATAAAGAAAACGGTATTTTATGTGAAAATAAACCGGAAGTTTGGTATAAAAAAATAAAATATTTACTTGAAAATCCTACAGAAATAAATAGAATGATAAAGAATGCACAAAAGAAAATATCAGACGATTTTAATAACGAAGTTGTAAGCAGGGAAATATTAAAATTAATACCTGAATTGTCAGAGTATAAGGCACCTGAAGTGACATTAAACGATATTCGTTTGAAAAATTTAAAATGGATTTTTTATGGGGAAAGAATAAAACTTATAATTAGAATATATGGAATAAAATCTTTTTTGATAATTCCGTATAAAATAATAAAAAAGATAATCGGGAGATAA
- a CDS encoding exopolysaccharide biosynthesis polyprenyl glycosylphosphotransferase yields MKTNKNNIIWVIYILISYILYNFLLQKFNYPTKYLTNFLFLLFIFIKFIFGQLDFYAERFRLKDIFVNFGINFLFSIFIFIFLKRISIFGIFGIIFIFQTVFRRIVCLKYVKKERVLIFGSNHIENNVQDVLMNSPDYKYVGYISNNKSRATKYLQGKYDEMEKIIQDKEIDTLVIVKNIKNDDFKIYLKRLFDLKINGLKVLSYEEFNESIQKKIDINQIDEEWLLESNGFDILNNESQKNVKRGLDLIIAFILIILLSPVALITAFIIKLESPGPVIFKQTRIGENGKKFKIYKFRSMKLHDGTKYPKYTLDNDNRVTKFGSFMRKTRIDELPQLYCIIKGTMSFVGPRPEWDLLVEEYKKKIPYYNLRHMIKPGITGWAQVMYPYGESTEDAKRKLEYDLYYLKHQDLIMDVLTIMKTAKTVIFGKGK; encoded by the coding sequence ATGAAAACAAATAAAAATAACATAATATGGGTTATATATATATTAATTTCATACATACTCTATAATTTTTTATTACAGAAATTTAATTATCCCACAAAATATTTGACGAATTTTTTATTTTTACTTTTTATATTCATCAAATTTATATTCGGACAACTTGATTTTTATGCTGAAAGATTCAGATTAAAAGATATATTTGTAAATTTTGGAATAAATTTCTTGTTTTCAATATTTATTTTTATATTTTTAAAAAGGATAAGTATATTCGGTATATTCGGTATAATATTTATATTTCAGACAGTATTCAGGAGAATTGTATGTCTGAAATATGTAAAAAAAGAAAGAGTCCTTATTTTCGGATCAAATCATATCGAAAATAATGTTCAGGATGTTTTAATGAATAGTCCGGATTACAAGTATGTAGGCTACATTTCCAACAATAAAAGTCGTGCAACCAAGTATTTACAGGGTAAATACGACGAAATGGAAAAAATTATACAAGATAAAGAAATAGATACTTTAGTAATAGTTAAAAACATAAAAAATGACGACTTTAAAATTTATCTGAAAAGGCTGTTTGATTTAAAAATAAATGGATTGAAAGTGTTAAGTTATGAAGAATTCAATGAAAGTATACAGAAAAAGATAGATATAAATCAGATAGATGAAGAATGGCTTTTGGAATCTAATGGGTTTGATATATTAAATAATGAAAGTCAGAAAAATGTAAAAAGAGGATTGGATTTAATAATAGCTTTTATTTTGATAATACTGTTAAGTCCTGTGGCATTAATTACAGCATTCATAATAAAACTTGAATCACCCGGTCCTGTAATATTTAAGCAGACACGTATAGGTGAAAACGGGAAAAAATTTAAAATATATAAATTTAGAAGTATGAAACTTCATGATGGAACGAAATATCCTAAATATACTTTAGATAATGACAACAGAGTGACGAAATTCGGCAGTTTTATGAGAAAGACAAGAATAGATGAACTGCCTCAATTATATTGTATAATTAAGGGTACGATGAGTTTTGTAGGACCTAGACCTGAATGGGATTTACTTGTAGAAGAGTATAAGAAAAAAATACCTTACTATAATTTACGACATATGATAAAACCTGGAATAACAGGTTGGGCTCAAGTAATGTATCCTTATGGAGAAAGTACGGAAGATGCAAAAAGAAAACTGGAGTATGATCTGTATTATTTAAAACATCAGGATTTAATAATGGATGTTCTTACAATAATGAAAACAGCAAAAACAGTAATATTTGGAAAAGGAAAATAA
- a CDS encoding ABC transporter permease: protein MLSYFSGIWRDRYILQSLVKTDLNLKYKKSILGVAWSVLTPLGLVVIIGTVYSIIFGMKPEDFIPGLFAGLNPWIFLSSSADGGTLSFIGAEGYLKQTNVNAQIFPVRGVLVNFTNLLYSIIAFFIIYFFLKPGAFSLNMLAVIPGLIILLIFAIAISNIGAVVNLNIRDFQPLQSLIFQGLFYATPIIFPARILKEKGFDYLYKINPFYYMIEIIKTPLLGEEIPSLNIYMTAIIISLISLFLSILMVMREKKKIAFKL from the coding sequence ATGTTAAGTTATTTTAGTGGAATATGGAGAGATAGGTATATTTTACAAAGTCTTGTAAAAACGGATTTAAATTTAAAGTATAAAAAATCTATTTTAGGAGTTGCATGGTCTGTTTTGACTCCTTTAGGTTTAGTTGTTATAATAGGAACAGTTTATTCAATTATATTCGGAATGAAACCGGAAGATTTTATACCGGGATTATTTGCAGGATTAAATCCATGGATTTTTTTAAGTAGTTCAGCAGATGGAGGAACACTTTCATTTATCGGTGCAGAAGGATATTTGAAACAGACAAATGTCAATGCTCAAATATTCCCTGTCAGAGGAGTGTTAGTAAATTTTACAAATTTACTGTACAGTATAATAGCTTTTTTTATAATATATTTTTTTCTGAAGCCGGGAGCTTTCAGTTTAAACATGTTGGCAGTTATTCCGGGATTGATTATACTCCTTATATTTGCAATTGCAATTTCCAATATAGGTGCAGTAGTCAACTTAAATATAAGAGATTTTCAGCCTCTTCAGTCTTTAATATTTCAGGGATTATTTTATGCAACCCCGATTATATTTCCTGCAAGAATACTCAAAGAAAAGGGGTTTGATTATCTATATAAAATAAATCCGTTTTATTATATGATAGAAATTATAAAAACGCCTTTATTGGGAGAAGAGATACCCTCTTTAAATATATATATGACAGCAATAATAATATCGTTAATTTCTCTTTTTTTAAGTATACTTATGGTTATGAGAGAAAAAAAGAAAATAGCATTTAAATTATAA
- a CDS encoding GNAT family N-acetyltransferase: protein MKKSLKKEFNDIILKSLEKKDIEILRNLRNKEENRKCFIYQKEISKEEQENWYEKYIKKEDDVMFTAYLKESDRVPIGFAALYNIDKEKKCCEFGRIVIDKSKTGKKGLGYQITACLCNIGFENMDVEKIYLEVFSDNIPALKTYLKVGFEEKKRYIKDNKEIIYMEYIM from the coding sequence ATGAAAAAAAGTCTAAAAAAAGAATTTAATGATATAATTTTAAAATCATTGGAAAAAAAAGATATAGAAATTCTAAGAAATTTAAGAAATAAAGAGGAAAACAGAAAATGTTTTATTTATCAAAAAGAAATATCAAAAGAAGAACAGGAAAATTGGTATGAAAAATATATAAAAAAAGAAGATGATGTAATGTTTACAGCTTATTTAAAAGAAAGCGATAGAGTTCCAATAGGATTTGCTGCACTTTATAACATAGATAAAGAAAAAAAGTGTTGTGAATTTGGAAGAATAGTAATAGATAAAAGTAAAACAGGAAAAAAGGGATTAGGTTATCAAATAACGGCTTGTTTATGTAATATAGGCTTTGAGAATATGGATGTTGAAAAAATATATTTGGAAGTTTTTTCCGACAATATACCGGCATTAAAAACATATTTAAAAGTCGGATTTGAAGAAAAGAAAAGATACATAAAAGATAATAAGGAAATAATTTATATGGAATATATAATGTAA
- a CDS encoding outer membrane beta-barrel protein: MKKLLLLGALISSIAMATNTVEVRAGIDLSSGGEFKGGRYDSNVFKYNLEKNTLKRGFELTAEYRKGITENFEIGGGISYKYNKLNEKRTTGAGLISSSVENKGLSSVPLFFTARYNFKNSSEITPYVKANLGYAFNSGSVKWNDKFSNGFVEGEAKFKGGLYSGIGAGINYKNFIVDLSYNVNGTRITRTNKLVYSPAAGGLVTRNQSEKFNLNHGVVTLGFGYSFGF; the protein is encoded by the coding sequence ATGAAAAAACTATTATTATTAGGAGCATTAATCAGTTCAATTGCTATGGCTACAAACACTGTAGAAGTTAGAGCCGGAATTGATTTATCAAGCGGAGGTGAATTTAAAGGCGGAAGATACGATTCAAATGTTTTCAAGTATAATTTAGAAAAAAATACTTTAAAAAGAGGATTTGAACTTACTGCCGAATATAGAAAAGGTATTACTGAAAACTTTGAAATAGGTGGAGGAATTTCATATAAATACAATAAATTAAATGAAAAAAGAACAACTGGTGCCGGATTAATTTCTTCAAGTGTAGAAAACAAAGGATTAAGTTCCGTTCCTCTTTTCTTTACGGCAAGATATAATTTTAAAAATTCTTCTGAAATAACTCCTTATGTTAAAGCTAACTTAGGATATGCATTTAATTCAGGAAGCGTTAAGTGGAATGATAAATTTTCTAACGGTTTTGTAGAAGGGGAAGCTAAATTTAAAGGTGGATTATATTCAGGAATAGGTGCAGGAATTAATTATAAAAACTTTATAGTTGACTTGTCTTATAATGTTAACGGGACAAGAATTACAAGAACTAATAAATTAGTTTATTCTCCGGCTGCAGGTGGATTAGTAACTAGAAATCAAAGTGAAAAATTCAATCTTAATCATGGAGTTGTTACTTTAGGATTTGGATATTCATTCGGATTCTAA